Proteins encoded by one window of Arachis ipaensis cultivar K30076 chromosome B04, Araip1.1, whole genome shotgun sequence:
- the LOC107637322 gene encoding uncharacterized protein LOC107637322, producing MEKGLLVLLNATAAHFGFRPTYRRVWLVKQKAVAVIYGDWDESYNELPRWVLGVQLTMPGTVAVLRTSPVRVGGQLDESQAYFHRLFWTFPPCIEGFRHCKPLDENSNILLVAFALVEGENAESWSFFLSHLRQHVTPQPGLLVISDRHNGIKAALEAPNGGWLPSAAYRTFCIRHVAANFALTFKGKDARRLLVNAAYAKTEVEFDYWFDILRSENLAMCDWANRIEYSLWTQYCDEGRRFGHMTTNISECVNSILKGVRNLPVCSLVKATYGRLAELFVRKGREAEDQLGTGQQFSQHLVKCIEANLKTARCFTVTVYDRDNSKYTVAETTPTGSFSLGSYRVSLGFRHVIVDTSRHFIFRVRTH from the exons ATGGAGAAGGGTCTGCTG gtgctcctaaatgccacggcCGCACACTTTGGGTTCAGGCCGACGTACAGGAGGGTCTGGCTGGTGAAGCAGAAGGCTGTTGCTGTCATctatggtgactgggatgagtcgtacaacgagctccCTAGGTGGGTGTTAGGAGTCCAGTTGACCATGCCTGGTACTGTAGCAGTCCTTCGGACTAGCCCTGTTCGAGTTGGGGGACAGCTGGACGAGTCTCAAGCTTATTTTCACAGGCTGTTCTGGACGTTCCCACCTTGTATTGAGGGATTCCGTCATTGCAAACCGTTG gacgaGAACTCCAACATACTCCTTGTGGCATTTGCACTAGTcgagggtgagaatgctgagtcgtggtccttctttctctcccacctccGTCAGCACGTGACACCGCAGCCAGGTCTGCTAGTTATTTCAGataggcataacggcatcaaggccgcGCTTGAGGCTCCTAATGGGGGATGGCTACCTTCGGCTGCATACCGGACATTCTGTATTCGACACGTAGCAGCAAATTTTGCCCTTACGTTCAAGGGCAAAGACGCTCGGAGGCTTCTTGTGAACGCCGCATATGCCAAGACAGAAGTAgagtttgattactggtttgaCATTCTGCGCTCTGAGAATCTGGCGATGTGTGACTGGGCGAACCGGATTGAGTATTCGTTGTGGACACAGTATTGTGATGAGGGGCGCAGATTCGGGCACATGACGACCAATATCtctgagtgtgtgaactcaatcctgAAGGGTGTCAGGAACCTCCCTGTGTGCTCGCTGGTGAAGGCCACATACGGAAGGTTGGCTGAACTATTTGTCCgcaaggggagggaggccgaggACCAGCTGGGtaccggacaacaattcagtcaacACCTGGTAAAGTGTATCGAGGCCAATCTGAAGACGGCTAGGTGCTTCACCGTGACTGTATATGACAGGGATAACTCGAAGTACACCGTGGCAGAGACGACTCCGACTGGTTCGTTCTCACTGGGTAGCTATAGGGTCTCACTAGGTTTCAGACATGTGATTGTGGATACTTCCAGGCACTTCATTTTCCGTGTCCGCACGCACTAG
- the LOC107635376 gene encoding uncharacterized protein LOC107635376: METLNLLMSCWVRTSNPVLLIMGSPCSLTLTQWMLNNTKIGCNACWVGWKQWHQTHWWRYCKSIGNFMGNEGQDPTSESLWVSDSSLCYQSGILPRRGNLCPIQEPPPSGCAFS, encoded by the exons ATGGAAACCTTAAATCTTCTAATGTCTTGCTGGGTTCGGACTTCGAATCCTGTCTTACTGATTATGGGCTCACCATGCTCCTTAACCCTGACTCAATGGATGCTCAACAACACTAAAATTGGG TGTAATGCTTGTTGGGTGGGGTGGAAACAATGGCATCAAACTCACTGGTGGCGTTATTGCAAATCGATA GGGAATTTCATGGGCAACGAAGGACAAGATCCAACAAGCGAATCACTTTGGGTCTCTGACTCAAGCCTCTGCTATCAGAGTGGGATCTTACCAAGGAGAGGAAATTTATGCCCCATTCAAGAGCCTCCTCCCTctg GATGTGCATTCTCGTAA
- the LOC107635377 gene encoding chaperone protein ClpB3, chloroplastic: protein MEEKVFTIGPWGGNGGERWDDGCFSGVREIHVEHRDYIMSLTLVYDNHGKRFKATKHGGSNPKLKAKKEKIKLKYPGEFLVGISGHYFPLQARDGGNPYIRSLKFISNKSILDPKKKRGAINFVQETYGPYGVEEGTPFDFAMKDLEIVGFHGRSGWYLDSIGIHLRHRQVKTEKGDHPLKGPEKKADYSALGKYGEDLTELAKAGKLDKVSRRDGDIRRCIQVLSRRTKNNPVLIGEPGVGKTAIVQGLAQRIVEGEVPQVLMNRRLVSLDIGGLVAGSELRGQFEEKLKAVLKQVSESEGQIILFIDEIHTIVGAGAGVDSSMDAANLLKPMLSGGELQYIGATTLDEHRRFIEKDPALERRFQPVYVEPSSVDDTILILTTLREKYEQHHGVPISTDALTYAAKVADRYITSRFLPDKAIDLVDEAAAKLKMEMTSKPAELANIIETIQAKKTERSSLEKEDDNGESKTKLDSLEKELASLEKEEKRLTERWNFEKSLMAKIHTIKQLKSEMNIQIRVAKRQNDYDYAAELARTQRSLQQQLEDVEKEIYKRDGLMMKEKVTVEDIAEIVSKWTGIPISKLQQSDMDKLLDLENELHKRIVGQDIAVKAVAEAIQRSRVGLAFPNRPIASFMFMGPTGVGKTELAKALASYLFHTEEALVRINMSEYKDKHMVSRLIGAPPGFRGTGEAGQLTERVRRRPYSVILLDEIEKADRGILDVLLPVLDDGRVTDASGRKVSFTNTVIIMTSNVGSNVIHVAMERKLGYEDMKKEVMDAAQKEFRPEFINRVDEFIVFRPLEPDQINNIVKLQLNEVKKISKESQKMEITVRDSAVKLIAEWGYDQKYGARLVKRVIQQKVLTELTKGILNGKFKGNDRILIDRDITSKEENKLSIRKVRPGSA from the exons ATGGAGGAGAAGGTGTTTACAATAGGACCCTGGGGAGGCAATGGCGGAGAAAGATGGGACGATGGGTGTTTCAGCGGTGTCAGAGAAATCCATGTTGAGCATCGTGACTACATTATGTCACTCACTTTGGTTTATGATAACCACGGTAAGCGTTTCAAAGCAACAAAACATGGAGGATCTAATCCAAAACTCAAGGCCAAAAAGGAAAAG ATTAAGCTAAAATACCCAGGTGAATTCCTTGTTGGTATTTCTGGGCATTATTTTCCCTTGCAAGCTAGGGATGGCGGTAATCCGTACATACGGTCATTGAAATTCATAAGTAATAAAAGTATACTGGATCCCAAGAAAAAGAGGGGTGCCATTAATTTCGTCCAAGAAACCTATGGACCGTACGGAGTTGAAGAAGGGACACCATTCGACTTCGCAATGAAGGATTTAGAAATTGTGGGATTTCATGGTCGGAGTGGTTGGTATCTGGACTCAATCGGGATCCATCTGCGCCATCGCCAAGTCAAAACAGAGAAAGGGGATCACCCTCTAAAAG GACCTGAAAAGAAGGCTGATTATTCAGCCTTAGGAAAATATGGGGAAGATTTAACAGAGCTGGCTAAAGCCGGAAAACTTGACAAAGTTTCTAGAAGGGATGGTGATATAAGAAGGTGTATCCAGGTTCTTTCTCGGAGAACGAAGAACAACCCCGTTCTTATTGGAGAACCTGGTGTTGGCAAGACTGCCATTGTCCAAGG GCTTGCTCAAAGAATCGTTGAAGGAGAAGTTCCTCAAGTTCTAATGAATCGAAGG CTTGTTTCCCTTGATATAGGTGGCCTTGTTGCAGGATCAGAGTTGAGGGGACAATTTGAGGAAAAGTTGAAAGCCGTTCTCAAACAAGTAAGCGAATCCGAAGGTCAAATTATACTTTTCATTGATGAGATCCACACTATTGTGGGAGCAG GTGCTGGAGTAGATAGTTCAATGGATGCAGCTAATCTGTTGAAACCCATGCTTAGTGGTGGAGAGCTGCAATATATTGGGGCAACAACGTTGGACGAACATCGAAGATTCATCGAGAAGGATCCGGCCTTGGAGCGTCGGTTCCAGCCGGTTTATGTTGAGCCATCTTCAGTTGATGATACCATTCTAATACTCACGACACTCCGAGAAAAATATGAGCAGCATCACGGAGTCCCCATCTCCACTGATGCACTTACATATGCTGCAAAGGTAGCAGATCGATACATTACTTCAAGATTTTTACCTGACAAAG CTATTGATCTGGTTGATGAAGCAGCTGCAAAATTGAAGATGGAAATGACTTCTAAACCCGCTGAACTAGCCAACATAATTGAGACAATCCAGGCAAAAAAGACAGAGAGAAGCTCTCTCGAGAAAGAAGATGATAACGGAGAATCTAAAACAAAGTTAGATTCCCTTGAAAAGGAGCTCGCTTCCCTTGAGAAAGAAGAGAAACGTCTGACGGAGCGGTGGAATTTTGAGAAGTCTCTAATGGCTAAAATTCACACCATAAAACAACTG AAAAGTGAGATGAATATTCAAATTAGAGTCGCTAAGCGTCAGAATGATTATGACTATGCTGCTGAGTTAGCTCGCACTCAACGCTCCTTACAACAACAACTTGAAGATGTAGAGAAGGAGATATACAAGCGCGACGGTCTTATGATGAAGGAAAAAGTGACGGTAGAAGATATTGCTGAAATTGTGAGCAAATGGACTGGTATACCCATATCAAAATTACAACAATCTGATATGGATAAGTTACTAGATTTAGAAAATGAGCTCCATAAGCGAATTGTGGGACAAGATATTGCTGTGAAGGCAGTGGCGGAGGCTATCCAACGTTCAAGAGTTGGCCTTGCGTTTCCTAACCGTCCCATTGCTAGCTTCATGTTTATGGGACCTACTGGTGTTGGAAAAACAGAGTTGGCTAAAGCACTTGCCTCTTACTTGTTCCACACGGAAGAAGCGCTGGTTCGCATCAATATGAGCGAGTACAAGGATAAGCATATGGTTTCAAGACTGATTGGAGCTCCACCGGGATTCAGAGGGACTGGGGAGGCAGGCCAGCTCACCGAGAGGGTTCGCCGCCGGCCATATTCTGTTATTCTGCTTGATGAGATTGAGAAGGCAGACCGCGGCATCTTGGATGTTCTGCTTCCAGTCTTGGACGATGGAAGAGTGACTGATGCAAGTGGTCGCAAAGTGAGTTTCACCAACACTGTCATCATTATGACCTCCAATGTTGGATCCAATGTCATTCATGTGGCCATGGAAAGAAAGTTAGGATATGAAGACATGAAGAAGGAAGTGATGGATGCTGCGCAGAAAGAATTCCGGCCTGAATTCATTAACAGAGTTGATGAATTTATTGTGTTCCGGCCTCTAGAACCTGACCAAATAAACAACATAGTCAAGCTTCAG TTGAATGAAGTGAAGAAGATATCCAAGGAGAGTCAGAAGATGGAAATAACAGTAAGGGATAGTGCTGTGAAACTTATTGCTGAGTGGGGGTATGACCAAAAATATGGTGCTAGGCTGGTGAAGCGAGTGATTCAGCAGAAAGTGTTGACCGAACTCACCAAGGGGATTCTAAATGGAAAATTTAAGGGGAACGACAGAATTTTAATAGACAGAGATATCACAAGCAAAGAGGAAAATAAACTCTCCATCAGGAAGGTTAGACCAGGCTCAGCATAG
- the LOC110271626 gene encoding uncharacterized protein LOC110271626 — MRSRPLAAIPGRPWASQEITRFGIPETMISDNGTQFTDKKFGEFLSGLGVKQKFSSVEHPLSNSQFYRTIPQSSTGKTPFWLTNGVDAVIPVEIGEPSPRLLLGGGEEAVEKDLIDETREMTHLSEMALKQRIALRYNRKVLGRSFEKGDLVLRCNDIRLPTPAEGKLVANWESP, encoded by the exons ATGAGGAGTCGACCTCTTGCAGCCATTCCTGGTAGGCCTTGGGCAAGTCAA GAGATCACCAGATTTGGAATTCCTGAAACCATGATATCAGATAATGGGACACAGTTCACAGACAAAAAGTTCGGAGAGTTCCTCTCCGGATTAGGAGTTAAGCAGAAGTTCTCCTCGGTAGAGCACCCATTGAGTAATAGTCAG TTTTATAGGACAATACCCCAGTCCTCTACCGGAAAAACGCCTTTCTGGCTTACCAATGGAGTAGACGCGGTGATTCCAGTTGAAATAGGGGAGCCGAGTCCAAGGTTGCTCCTCGGCggtggtgaagaagcagtagagaAAGACCTGATTGATGAGACAAGGGAGATGACCCATTTGTCGGAAATGGCATTGAAACAGAGAATAGCATTGCGATACAATAGGAAAGTGCTAGGCAGGAGTTTCGAGAAAGGCGACCTCGTATTACGGTGCAATGATATCAGGCTACCGACCCCAGCAGAAGGAAAACTGGTGGCGAACTGGGAGAGCCCATAA